The following coding sequences are from one Vibrio syngnathi window:
- a CDS encoding DUF2786 domain-containing protein, translated as MDKKKALKKIAKCLELGNSANVNEAANAIKMAHNLMMKYGLEKDDIEFIKMGKTQSSHLLPANISSTLLRVIRGINTKFGVEAVLLNHKGLKRVEFIGEADRAIFAAFAFDIIYRELNEHTGQFRNSFAGSGTGTLEVTRRVNSYVSGWVEGALEKLPVITPDDESNNKINNYIDKEFENIDRETFKQQLREAMKNLTADYEVGLKKGRKLSVNRPVGGTQAVKKITKS; from the coding sequence ATGGATAAGAAAAAAGCCCTAAAGAAAATTGCCAAGTGTCTTGAGCTTGGAAACTCTGCGAACGTCAATGAAGCTGCCAATGCGATAAAAATGGCGCATAACTTGATGATGAAATATGGTCTCGAAAAGGACGATATTGAATTTATCAAGATGGGAAAAACTCAATCCAGTCACCTGTTACCTGCAAATATCAGCTCTACACTGCTGCGTGTTATTCGTGGTATTAACACCAAGTTTGGCGTAGAAGCCGTGTTACTGAATCACAAAGGCCTTAAACGCGTTGAATTCATTGGTGAAGCCGATCGCGCTATCTTCGCAGCTTTTGCGTTCGATATTATTTATCGCGAACTGAATGAGCACACTGGCCAATTCAGAAACAGTTTTGCGGGCTCGGGAACAGGGACACTAGAAGTAACACGTCGCGTAAACTCTTACGTTTCGGGTTGGGTAGAAGGTGCGCTTGAAAAACTGCCTGTTATTACCCCAGACGACGAGTCAAACAACAAAATCAATAACTACATTGATAAAGAATTTGAAAATATTGACCGTGAAACCTTCAAACAACAACTCAGAGAAGCGATGAAAAACCTCACCGCAGACTATGAAGTTGGTTTGAAGAAAGGTCGAAAGCTGTCTGTAAATCGACCAGTTGGCGGAACTCAAGCCGTTAAAAAGATAACTAAATCATAG
- a CDS encoding DUF3334 family protein — protein sequence MKKSKTVTTEDILLKLCQSVSNVLTSATASQVSYSAMVQKINKTSLKPDFGCFVLFDGGFSGLVVINFTSKAALEIYTNYMRNMGMPEDELAVLHTSDEVGDVLGELMNQLVGDFTNKIRKELQTNITQNQPKMLALNKQVNLSVDTNLDRPQARRVTFSTADNNIFYLELAMDKTEFIQLEEFEIAEDECPDSILEATQKKMQEPKQPEPSSGNDSAADLLDELGI from the coding sequence ATGAAAAAAAGCAAAACAGTCACAACTGAAGATATTCTTCTTAAGCTATGCCAATCAGTCTCAAACGTACTTACTTCAGCGACGGCTTCACAGGTGTCCTACTCAGCCATGGTTCAAAAGATCAACAAGACAAGCCTTAAGCCAGATTTTGGTTGTTTCGTCTTGTTCGACGGCGGTTTTTCAGGTCTTGTTGTGATCAATTTTACGTCGAAAGCAGCGCTAGAGATCTACACAAATTACATGCGTAACATGGGCATGCCTGAAGACGAACTCGCTGTACTTCATACTTCAGACGAAGTAGGTGATGTATTAGGTGAGTTGATGAACCAGTTGGTTGGCGACTTTACCAACAAAATCCGTAAAGAACTGCAAACTAACATCACACAAAACCAACCGAAAATGCTAGCACTGAACAAGCAAGTGAACCTTTCTGTTGATACTAACTTAGATCGCCCGCAAGCTCGTCGTGTTACTTTCTCTACTGCCGACAACAACATTTTCTACCTTGAGCTTGCAATGGACAAAACAGAATTCATCCAATTGGAAGAATTCGAAATCGCTGAAGACGAATGTCCAGACAGCATTCTTGAAGCGACTCAGAAAAAAATGCAAGAACCAAAGCAGCCAGAGCCAAGTTCAGGCAACGATTCTGCAGCTGATTTACTCGATGAACTTGGAATCTAG
- the ydiJ gene encoding D-2-hydroxyglutarate dehydrogenase YdiJ, with product MLPRLQLNADVDPVVVRFLDELKTAGFTGDIESQYSSRLAVATDNSVYQQLPQAVILPKTTQDVVLIGKVGAKSAYERVTFSPRGGGTGTNGQSLTKGVVVDLSRYMNKVLEINEQEGWVRVQSGIVKDQLNDAVRPYGYFFSPDLSTSNRATLGGMINTDASGQGSLKYGKTSDHVLSLQAVFADGSCLESDLSHGLPAEGEFAHHALAVTEAVCRDKRAQILNKFPPLNRFLTGYDLKNAINEEDDSFDLTRVLCGAEGSLAFITEAKLNLTPIPKARTLVNVKYNTFDSALRNAPFMVEAKALSVETVDSRVLNLAKQDIVWHTVSDLLMDVPNKEMLGINMVEFAGQDEAEVEQQVQALTAQLESMVETEEAGVIGFQVCSDLASIGRIYNMRKKAVGLLGAAKGRAKPVAFAEDTCVPPENLADFISEFRVLLDSKELNYGMFGHVDAGVLHVRPALDLCDPMQEALMHEVSDEVVKLVAKYGGLMWGEHGKGFRSEYGPDFFGEELFTELRRVKAAFDPHNKMNPGKICTPLESDAELVKVTDTKRGFYDRQIDVQVRDSFKQAMECNGNGLCFNYDTSSPMCPSMKVTADRRHSPKGRAGLVREWLRQLTEQGVDILDLEQEALKDNTPVKTMIERVRNTMNKRHEYDFSHEVHEAMNGCLACKACASQCPIKVDVPSFRSRFLNIYYSRYQRPAKDYLVANIETMLPLMAKAPKVVNAALGQKWIQAATAKTVGYVDAPLMSVPTLKNRLASKELQLFDLQYLEGLSSEEKKQHVLIVQDPFTSFYDAEVIEDFVTLAQKLGKTPVLLPFKPNGKALHIKGFLNRFAREAKSTSDFLSMVADIGIPLVGVDPALVLCYRDEYVEILGDKRGDFDVLTVHEWLMPSLGEFEARSASEEMWYLFAHCTEKTKMPNAEKEWGTIFKHFGAALTSVPVGCCGMAGTFGHEVDKLQMSKDIYGLSWKPQMQDLPKDRCLVTGYSCRSQVKRFEGEKLAHPLQALAKIL from the coding sequence ATGTTACCAAGACTTCAACTCAATGCTGATGTCGATCCAGTTGTCGTACGTTTTTTAGATGAATTAAAAACAGCGGGCTTTACTGGCGACATTGAATCTCAATATTCTAGCCGTTTGGCTGTGGCGACTGATAACAGTGTCTATCAGCAATTGCCGCAGGCAGTTATTCTCCCTAAAACAACTCAAGACGTTGTGTTGATCGGTAAAGTGGGTGCAAAATCTGCTTACGAACGCGTGACCTTTTCCCCTCGTGGCGGTGGTACCGGTACTAACGGACAGTCTTTAACAAAAGGCGTCGTGGTTGACCTGTCTCGTTATATGAACAAGGTTCTTGAGATTAACGAGCAAGAAGGCTGGGTAAGAGTTCAGTCAGGTATCGTTAAAGACCAATTGAACGATGCTGTGCGTCCGTATGGTTACTTTTTCTCTCCAGACCTTTCTACCAGTAACCGAGCAACCTTAGGTGGAATGATCAATACCGATGCTTCGGGTCAAGGGTCATTGAAGTACGGTAAAACGTCTGACCATGTGTTGTCGCTACAAGCGGTGTTCGCAGATGGTTCATGTCTCGAATCCGATTTATCACACGGCTTACCTGCTGAAGGTGAATTTGCTCATCATGCCCTTGCAGTAACTGAGGCCGTTTGTCGAGATAAGCGCGCTCAAATCCTCAATAAATTCCCTCCGTTAAACCGTTTCCTTACGGGCTACGACCTGAAGAATGCGATCAACGAAGAAGATGACAGCTTTGACCTGACTCGTGTTCTATGTGGTGCGGAAGGTTCATTAGCCTTCATCACGGAAGCAAAACTTAATCTAACGCCGATTCCCAAAGCGCGAACGCTGGTTAACGTGAAATACAACACGTTCGATTCTGCACTGCGTAATGCGCCGTTCATGGTAGAAGCGAAAGCGCTGTCTGTTGAAACTGTTGATTCAAGAGTATTGAACCTAGCGAAACAAGATATTGTTTGGCACACCGTGAGCGATTTGCTGATGGATGTTCCAAATAAAGAGATGCTTGGCATCAACATGGTTGAGTTTGCAGGCCAAGATGAAGCGGAAGTTGAACAACAAGTTCAAGCGCTGACCGCACAGCTTGAAAGCATGGTAGAAACTGAAGAAGCCGGTGTGATTGGCTTCCAAGTGTGCAGTGATTTGGCGAGCATTGGCCGAATCTACAACATGCGTAAAAAAGCGGTGGGTCTATTAGGTGCGGCGAAAGGCCGAGCTAAACCGGTCGCTTTTGCTGAAGATACCTGTGTACCACCGGAAAACTTGGCGGACTTCATCTCTGAATTTAGAGTGCTGCTCGATTCAAAAGAGTTGAACTACGGCATGTTTGGCCACGTTGATGCGGGCGTACTGCACGTTCGTCCAGCTTTAGATTTGTGTGACCCGATGCAAGAAGCATTGATGCATGAAGTCTCTGATGAAGTGGTTAAGCTGGTGGCGAAATACGGCGGTTTGATGTGGGGTGAACACGGTAAAGGCTTCCGTTCTGAATATGGTCCTGACTTCTTTGGTGAAGAGCTGTTTACCGAATTAAGACGTGTAAAAGCGGCATTCGACCCGCACAACAAGATGAACCCTGGCAAAATCTGTACGCCGTTAGAAAGCGATGCTGAGTTGGTGAAAGTGACCGATACCAAGCGTGGTTTCTACGACCGTCAGATCGACGTACAAGTCCGTGATAGCTTCAAGCAAGCGATGGAATGTAACGGTAACGGTTTGTGCTTCAACTACGATACTAGCTCGCCAATGTGCCCATCGATGAAAGTCACAGCAGACCGTCGTCATTCACCAAAAGGCCGCGCAGGCTTGGTAAGAGAGTGGTTACGTCAGTTGACGGAACAAGGTGTTGATATTCTCGATTTAGAGCAAGAAGCGCTGAAAGACAATACACCCGTTAAGACTATGATTGAGCGTGTTCGCAATACGATGAACAAACGCCATGAGTATGATTTCTCGCATGAAGTTCATGAAGCGATGAACGGTTGTTTGGCGTGTAAAGCGTGTGCGAGCCAATGTCCTATTAAAGTTGATGTACCGAGTTTCCGTTCTCGATTCTTAAATATCTACTACTCGCGTTACCAGCGCCCAGCAAAAGACTATTTAGTCGCCAACATTGAAACCATGCTGCCGCTAATGGCGAAAGCGCCAAAAGTAGTGAACGCGGCATTGGGTCAAAAGTGGATACAAGCCGCAACGGCTAAGACGGTCGGATATGTTGATGCACCACTGATGTCGGTGCCTACGCTAAAAAATCGTCTAGCGAGCAAAGAACTGCAACTCTTCGACTTACAGTACTTAGAAGGCTTATCTTCTGAAGAGAAGAAACAGCATGTGCTGATCGTTCAAGACCCGTTTACCAGCTTCTATGATGCTGAGGTGATTGAAGACTTCGTCACTCTGGCTCAAAAACTTGGTAAAACTCCGGTGTTGCTGCCGTTTAAGCCTAATGGTAAAGCGCTGCACATCAAGGGCTTCTTAAATCGTTTTGCTCGTGAGGCGAAATCTACTTCGGATTTCTTGTCGATGGTGGCGGATATCGGTATTCCTTTGGTCGGTGTTGATCCTGCACTGGTACTTTGTTATCGCGATGAATACGTCGAGATCTTAGGTGACAAGCGTGGCGACTTTGATGTGCTCACCGTTCATGAATGGTTAATGCCATCGTTAGGTGAGTTCGAAGCTCGCTCAGCAAGTGAAGAGATGTGGTACTTGTTTGCTCACTGTACTGAGAAAACCAAAATGCCGAACGCAGAAAAAGAGTGGGGCACTATCTTCAAGCACTTTGGTGCTGCGTTAACCAGCGTTCCGGTCGGCTGTTGTGGTATGGCGGGTACTTTTGGCCACGAAGTGGATAAGCTACAAATGTCGAAAGACATATACGGTTTAAGCTGGAAGCCTCAAATGCAGGACTTACCAAAAGATCGTTGTTTGGTGACGGGTTATTCTTGCCGTAGCCAAGTGAAGCGTTTTGAAGGTGAGAAGCTTGCTCACCCATTACAAGCGCTAGCAAAAATTCTTTAA
- a CDS encoding methyltransferase family protein, whose product MKFLELKVPPVALFIIVFVASYFCAQQLSQGTLALPYRMVVLGIGIVLSGVIGISGIWEFRKQKTTVNPIKVDTASAVVDSGIFGYTRNPMYLGLFILLFCFGYFFQNLFSVLLSFVFVMYMNQFQIKPEERALEQLFGAEYVDYKQKVRRWI is encoded by the coding sequence ATGAAATTTCTAGAATTAAAAGTACCACCCGTTGCACTGTTCATTATTGTATTCGTAGCATCATACTTCTGCGCTCAGCAGTTGAGCCAAGGAACATTGGCACTGCCTTATCGAATGGTTGTGCTCGGTATCGGGATTGTCTTGAGTGGTGTTATTGGAATATCAGGCATATGGGAGTTTCGCAAACAGAAAACCACCGTTAACCCGATCAAAGTCGACACCGCTTCTGCAGTTGTGGACAGTGGAATCTTTGGCTACACGCGAAACCCAATGTATCTAGGGCTATTTATCCTACTGTTTTGTTTTGGCTATTTCTTCCAAAACCTGTTCAGTGTTTTACTCAGTTTTGTATTCGTAATGTACATGAATCAGTTCCAAATTAAGCCAGAAGAACGCGCTCTAGAGCAATTGTTCGGTGCGGAATATGTTGATTATAAACAAAAGGTTAGGCGCTGGATTTAG
- a CDS encoding DUF3581 domain-containing protein has translation MFLTPYFSTEDNQFQFTREQASHFAKKVAADFNPIHDEDNKRFCVPGDLLFAVLLQKEGISQKMRFDFSGMVGNGIALSVDNKCEKESSLVDEKGKEYLHMSCEGEKSHDQAFIEHVVTNYVKFSGMNFPHIMVPLMEEQQMMINCQRPLVIYESMEVEFTRLDLSHPEVEFSGATFNVEGKRGIVTLNFDFKEDGGVVGKGVKRMVASGLKPYDQASVDDLVNRFNERKEMFLAQFAAAA, from the coding sequence ATGTTTCTGACACCTTACTTTTCTACTGAAGACAATCAATTTCAATTCACTCGTGAACAAGCTAGCCACTTTGCTAAAAAAGTAGCTGCTGACTTCAACCCAATTCACGATGAAGACAACAAGCGCTTCTGCGTGCCTGGCGATCTTTTGTTTGCAGTACTTCTGCAAAAAGAAGGCATCAGCCAAAAAATGCGTTTTGATTTTTCAGGTATGGTGGGTAACGGTATTGCGCTAAGCGTTGACAACAAGTGTGAGAAAGAAAGCTCACTGGTTGACGAGAAAGGCAAAGAGTACCTACACATGTCTTGTGAAGGTGAAAAGAGCCACGATCAAGCATTCATCGAACACGTAGTAACAAACTACGTTAAGTTCTCTGGTATGAACTTCCCACACATCATGGTTCCTCTAATGGAAGAACAGCAAATGATGATCAACTGCCAGCGTCCTCTTGTGATTTACGAGAGCATGGAAGTTGAATTTACTCGCCTAGACCTATCTCACCCAGAAGTTGAATTCTCTGGTGCGACTTTTAATGTTGAAGGCAAGCGTGGCATCGTGACACTGAACTTCGATTTCAAAGAAGACGGCGGCGTTGTCGGTAAAGGCGTGAAACGCATGGTAGCAAGTGGCCTTAAGCCATACGACCAAGCTTCTGTTGACGACCTAGTAAACCGCTTCAACGAACGTAAAGAGATGTTTCTAGCTCAGTTCGCAGCTGCCGCTTAA
- a CDS encoding histidine ammonia-lyase: protein MITKKSPILLTTALISTLVLGGCGSDSKTAPTTPTTPTLTKVATYTSIDNCSTAAEVPNCAFEKGIYILPIGPNITQVQQDAVKLQVENLLKWAHDDVRKQFSQKKILIGITEGEPDPSTAHGKFVLALAQNMYASTPNINGLELIYTDLSGVDETKSTTTYQKLLQVFDYYVDGDNNTEVGAELTQSYAGFKNLINNKIGTGTPALGYLKYDECNYGNGQLGADRIDGTPSKCLSSNGTSINDDGDDISNGKLDSVHTVKKNLNPGAFLGLVYEYKVNPANGKFPNELKDANQPKGFTAVGKIASGETTTANYPFNYANLAFTPMSDYLDKWFFPNKK from the coding sequence ATGATAACAAAAAAATCCCCAATCCTGCTTACAACAGCCCTTATCAGCACTTTAGTTTTAGGAGGCTGTGGCTCAGACAGCAAAACAGCTCCTACTACACCTACTACACCTACGCTAACTAAAGTCGCAACCTATACAAGTATCGATAACTGTTCAACGGCTGCTGAAGTGCCAAACTGTGCTTTTGAAAAAGGTATTTACATTCTGCCGATTGGTCCAAACATTACTCAAGTTCAGCAAGATGCCGTAAAACTGCAAGTCGAAAATTTGCTTAAATGGGCTCATGATGATGTGAGAAAACAGTTTAGCCAGAAAAAAATACTCATTGGCATAACAGAAGGAGAACCAGATCCTTCTACAGCTCATGGTAAATTCGTGCTTGCACTTGCACAAAATATGTATGCGAGCACCCCTAACATCAATGGTTTAGAGCTTATTTATACTGACCTGTCAGGCGTAGATGAAACAAAAAGCACCACGACATATCAAAAACTACTGCAAGTTTTCGATTACTACGTTGATGGTGACAACAACACAGAGGTTGGCGCTGAGCTAACCCAAAGCTACGCAGGATTCAAAAACCTTATTAACAATAAGATAGGAACCGGCACACCAGCTTTAGGCTACCTAAAATACGATGAATGTAACTACGGCAACGGGCAGTTAGGTGCAGATCGTATTGATGGTACTCCAAGCAAATGTCTCTCAAGTAATGGTACAAGTATTAATGACGATGGTGATGACATTTCGAATGGCAAATTAGACTCAGTCCATACTGTCAAAAAGAACCTCAACCCAGGCGCATTTTTAGGATTGGTTTACGAATACAAAGTGAACCCTGCTAACGGTAAGTTCCCGAATGAGCTGAAAGACGCAAACCAGCCAAAAGGCTTTACTGCGGTCGGTAAAATCGCAAGTGGTGAAACAACAACCGCTAATTACCCATTTAACTATGCGAACCTTGCTTTTACACCAATGAGTGATTATTTAGATAAGTGGTTCTTCCCTAATAAAAAATAA
- the hutH gene encoding histidine ammonia-lyase, translating into MLNLLLKPGLLGLPELRKISRSPVNLSLDPAAIPDIEASMHVVEQVIAEDRTVYGINTGFGLLANTKIAPEDLEVLQKSIVLSHAAGIGKFMSDETVRLMMVLKINSLSRGYSGIRLKVINALIDLVNAQVYPCVPQKGSVGASGDLAPLAHMSTVLLGEGQARHNGKIITGLEAMQIAGLEPITLAPKEGLALLNGTQASTAFALEGLFAAEDLFASATVCGAMSVEAALGSRRPFDPRIHRVRGHRGQMDAALAYRHMLDQKSEIGESHTCCEKVQDPYSLRCQPQVMGACLQQIRNSAETLNIEANAVSDNPLVFADDGDIISGGNFHAEPVAMAADNLALAIAEIGSLSERRMALLIDSALSKLPPFLVDNGGVNSGFMIAQVTSAALASENKTLAHPASIDSLPTSANQEDHVSMATFAARRLRYMAENTRGILAVEYLAAAQGLDFRAPNLSSPRVEEAKQILREKVSFYDKDRYFAPDIEQANLLLKLSVHNHLMPEGTLSSF; encoded by the coding sequence ATGTTGAATTTATTACTTAAGCCAGGACTTCTAGGCCTGCCTGAACTGCGTAAGATTAGCCGTAGCCCTGTGAATTTATCTCTCGATCCTGCAGCGATTCCTGATATAGAAGCGAGCATGCACGTTGTCGAACAAGTGATTGCTGAAGATCGCACTGTGTATGGCATCAACACGGGTTTTGGCTTGTTAGCAAATACCAAAATCGCCCCTGAGGATTTAGAAGTACTACAGAAAAGTATCGTGCTTTCTCACGCGGCGGGCATTGGTAAATTCATGTCTGATGAAACTGTTCGCTTGATGATGGTGTTAAAGATTAACAGCTTGTCTCGCGGTTACTCGGGTATCCGCCTCAAAGTGATTAATGCCCTTATCGATCTTGTGAACGCACAGGTTTACCCATGTGTTCCACAAAAAGGATCTGTGGGTGCTTCCGGAGATCTTGCTCCCCTCGCCCACATGAGTACGGTACTGCTAGGTGAAGGCCAAGCACGCCACAACGGCAAGATCATCACTGGCTTAGAAGCAATGCAGATCGCAGGCTTGGAGCCTATAACGCTAGCACCTAAAGAAGGTCTGGCGCTGTTAAACGGCACACAAGCATCGACAGCATTTGCATTAGAAGGTCTATTCGCAGCTGAAGACCTATTCGCGTCTGCAACCGTGTGTGGTGCAATGTCTGTAGAAGCCGCGCTAGGTAGCCGTCGTCCGTTTGATCCTCGTATTCACCGCGTTCGTGGTCACCGTGGCCAAATGGATGCAGCACTTGCTTACCGTCATATGCTTGATCAAAAGAGTGAGATTGGTGAATCACACACTTGTTGTGAAAAGGTTCAAGACCCTTACTCACTGCGTTGTCAGCCTCAAGTGATGGGGGCGTGTTTACAGCAGATTCGTAATTCAGCAGAAACCTTAAACATTGAAGCAAATGCAGTATCCGACAACCCGCTAGTTTTCGCTGACGATGGCGACATCATTTCGGGCGGTAACTTCCACGCAGAGCCCGTCGCAATGGCAGCAGATAACCTTGCATTGGCCATTGCCGAGATCGGTAGCTTGTCAGAGCGAAGAATGGCACTGCTGATTGATAGCGCACTAAGCAAGCTTCCACCTTTCTTAGTCGATAACGGCGGCGTGAATTCAGGCTTTATGATTGCTCAAGTAACGTCTGCAGCACTCGCTAGTGAGAACAAAACATTGGCCCACCCGGCATCAATAGACAGCCTACCTACTTCTGCAAACCAAGAAGACCACGTATCAATGGCCACCTTTGCCGCTCGTAGGCTTAGATACATGGCTGAAAACACCCGTGGGATATTGGCAGTAGAATATTTAGCAGCAGCACAAGGGCTCGATTTCCGAGCGCCAAACCTGTCATCTCCTCGCGTTGAAGAAGCCAAGCAAATTTTGCGTGAGAAAGTGAGCTTCTACGACAAAGACAGATATTTTGCACCGGATATTGAACAAGCTAACCTGTTGCTCAAGTTATCCGTCCATAACCACTTAATGCCAGAAGGTACGCTGTCAAGTTTTTAA